One genomic region from Flavobacterium lindanitolerans encodes:
- a CDS encoding toxin-antitoxin system YwqK family antitoxin, whose amino-acid sequence MLIRLKQFVTVLMALLFISCNSTKMVSIQKEGYIETGKIKNNKKTGKWKYSYENGRLYQVGRFKNNLETGNWKVFHPNGFLRQTGKFKNGKIDGLWKFYHENGILYGLGKAEEGNFQGVWKWFFPNGQIHTIRNYENGKLVYVDFAKNFKGNDIDKGTIKNGNGTLIVYETQILKDSILEVLNYKDGQIK is encoded by the coding sequence TTGCTGATACGTTTAAAGCAGTTTGTAACTGTTCTGATGGCGCTTTTATTTATTTCCTGTAATTCCACTAAAATGGTAAGCATCCAAAAGGAAGGCTACATTGAAACGGGAAAAATAAAAAACAATAAGAAAACAGGTAAATGGAAATACAGCTATGAAAATGGAAGGCTTTATCAGGTAGGAAGATTTAAAAATAATCTGGAAACCGGAAACTGGAAAGTATTTCATCCTAATGGTTTTTTAAGGCAAACGGGAAAGTTTAAAAACGGGAAGATTGACGGTCTTTGGAAATTCTACCATGAAAATGGCATTTTATACGGATTAGGAAAAGCAGAAGAAGGAAATTTTCAGGGAGTTTGGAAGTGGTTTTTCCCCAACGGACAAATCCATACCATCAGAAATTATGAAAACGGGAAGTTGGTTTATGTAGATTTTGCCAAAAACTTTAAAGGAAATGATATCGACAAAGGCACTATTAAAAATGGCAACGGTACTTTAATAGTCTATGAAACCCAAATTTTAAAAGACAGCATACTTGAAGTTTTAAACTATAAAGACGGACAGATAAAATAA
- the ccsA gene encoding cytochrome c biogenesis protein CcsA — protein MDKIFSFLFSTRLMAVLFIVFAAAMGIGTFIEDAYNTDVARILIYNSWWFEAIMFLFLINFIGNIKKYQLHKKEKWATLLLHLSFIFILIGAFVTRHISYEGMMSIAEGASENQVYSEKTFLNVFVDGEYKGEMKRRVEEKELLLSQVTDNDFSIKGKFADTPYEIEYKDFIMNAKEVIKEDPNGTLYIKMVESGDGSRHEHYLKEGEVQSIHNVLFAFNKPTNGAVNVIKEGDKYTFKAPFGGQFMRMADKFQGTVVKDSVQDLMFRSLYNVGGAQFVFPEAAIKGKVAYESNNDYKDKTTDDALIVTIKAGGKTQDVTLIGSKGKMGEPQSFKVGGLDFTLFYGSKVYTLPFKIKLNDFIAEKYPGTLKSFSAFRSKITVEDEKPFDYEIFMNNVLDHGGYRFFQASYDYTDNHLRDTYEPNITVLSANHDFWGTWITYIGYFLLYIGMMAILFDKNSRFGIVKKKLDKIKSRKAKLITLLLLFVSAGSFAQHDHNAPGHNHGTGNAAPLKRVMPTEKQIDSLLKIIEVKPEHAAKFGRIVIQDDGGRMKPINTFSSELLRKVSKSDHYKGYNSDQVFLSMSQYPEVWFNVPFVYLKKDNDSLHKILGVDLKAKHVPFISFFDEQGNYKLSPYLDEAYKAAIPNQFQKDFIDVDKKVVLLNAALSGKILKIFPIPYNKANKWVSYLELNETGIKGVDSTYTKNVLPAYMGFLNEARKSGGYKQADEILESITLFQKKYGKAVRPSDDKINSEILYNKYDIFKKLYYLYMMAGVFMLLFTIVKIFNSRKAIRVIVKAFHILIGFFFILHTAGLIMRWYISGHAPWSDAYESMIYVGWATMFFGLAFGRKSELTVASTAFVASMILMIAHWNWMDPAIANLQPVLNSYWLMIHVAVIVASYGPFTLGMILGLVSLLLMIFANKKNSKKLELNIKEITYITELSLTVGLVMLTIGNFLGGQWANESWGRYWGWDPKETWALISIMVYAFVIHARLVPGLKGTWIFNVFSVFAFYSIMMTYFGVNFYLTGLHSYASGDKVVTPNFVFVSIGIVTLISILAYFKQKKYLRS, from the coding sequence ATGGATAAGATTTTTTCCTTCCTGTTTTCCACACGTTTAATGGCTGTTTTATTTATCGTTTTTGCAGCTGCAATGGGAATCGGTACTTTTATTGAAGACGCTTACAATACCGATGTTGCCCGGATTTTAATTTATAACAGCTGGTGGTTTGAGGCAATTATGTTTCTCTTTCTGATTAACTTTATAGGAAATATCAAGAAATACCAATTACATAAGAAGGAAAAATGGGCTACATTATTACTCCATCTTTCCTTCATTTTTATTTTAATAGGTGCTTTTGTAACCCGACACATCAGTTATGAAGGAATGATGTCTATTGCAGAAGGTGCTTCTGAAAATCAGGTTTACTCCGAAAAAACATTCCTCAATGTTTTTGTGGATGGCGAATATAAAGGCGAAATGAAACGCCGTGTTGAAGAAAAGGAACTGTTGCTTTCACAGGTAACGGACAATGATTTCTCAATCAAGGGCAAATTTGCTGACACTCCTTATGAAATAGAATACAAGGACTTTATCATGAATGCCAAAGAGGTCATTAAAGAAGACCCGAATGGAACATTATATATTAAAATGGTTGAATCCGGAGACGGGTCGCGTCATGAGCATTACCTAAAAGAAGGTGAAGTACAAAGCATCCACAATGTGCTTTTTGCTTTCAATAAACCAACAAACGGTGCGGTAAATGTTATCAAAGAAGGCGACAAATATACTTTCAAAGCACCATTTGGCGGACAGTTTATGCGTATGGCGGACAAATTTCAGGGTACAGTTGTGAAAGATTCTGTACAGGATTTGATGTTCCGTTCCTTATATAATGTTGGCGGGGCTCAGTTTGTTTTCCCGGAAGCTGCCATAAAAGGAAAAGTTGCCTATGAATCGAACAATGACTATAAAGACAAAACTACTGATGATGCTTTAATTGTGACAATTAAGGCGGGAGGGAAGACGCAGGATGTAACCTTAATTGGTTCCAAAGGAAAAATGGGAGAGCCTCAATCCTTTAAAGTTGGAGGTCTTGACTTTACGCTGTTTTACGGAAGTAAAGTTTATACATTACCTTTTAAAATCAAGCTGAACGATTTTATTGCGGAAAAATATCCTGGAACTTTGAAAAGCTTTTCGGCTTTCAGGAGTAAAATTACCGTGGAAGACGAGAAACCTTTTGACTACGAAATTTTTATGAATAATGTTCTTGACCACGGAGGTTACCGTTTTTTCCAGGCATCCTACGATTATACAGACAATCACCTGAGAGATACTTATGAACCAAATATCACGGTACTATCTGCAAACCACGATTTCTGGGGAACCTGGATTACCTATATCGGATATTTCCTTTTATACATTGGCATGATGGCCATTTTATTTGATAAGAACTCAAGATTTGGTATTGTGAAGAAAAAACTGGACAAAATCAAATCAAGAAAAGCCAAGCTGATTACCCTCTTATTATTGTTTGTGAGTGCCGGAAGTTTTGCACAGCACGACCATAATGCCCCGGGACACAATCACGGAACGGGTAACGCTGCTCCATTAAAAAGAGTAATGCCTACAGAAAAACAGATTGATTCCCTGTTGAAAATTATCGAAGTTAAGCCGGAACATGCGGCAAAATTTGGAAGAATCGTAATTCAGGATGATGGCGGAAGAATGAAGCCTATCAATACGTTTTCATCAGAATTGTTACGAAAAGTGAGCAAGAGCGACCACTATAAAGGCTATAATTCCGACCAGGTGTTTTTATCAATGTCACAATATCCGGAAGTTTGGTTCAATGTGCCTTTTGTTTACCTGAAAAAAGACAATGATAGCCTGCATAAAATCTTAGGCGTTGACCTGAAGGCAAAACACGTTCCATTTATCAGCTTTTTTGACGAGCAGGGCAATTACAAATTATCACCTTATCTGGACGAAGCCTACAAAGCGGCCATTCCAAACCAGTTCCAGAAAGATTTTATAGATGTCGATAAAAAAGTAGTGCTATTGAATGCGGCTTTGAGTGGAAAAATATTAAAGATTTTCCCGATTCCGTATAACAAGGCCAATAAATGGGTTTCCTATCTGGAATTGAATGAAACGGGCATTAAAGGTGTAGATTCAACCTATACCAAAAATGTACTTCCGGCCTATATGGGATTCCTGAATGAAGCCAGAAAATCAGGCGGCTACAAGCAGGCGGATGAAATTCTGGAAAGCATTACGCTTTTCCAAAAGAAATACGGAAAGGCAGTTCGTCCAAGTGATGATAAAATCAACTCAGAAATCCTTTACAACAAATACGATATCTTTAAAAAATTATACTATTTGTATATGATGGCAGGTGTTTTCATGCTGCTGTTCACGATTGTAAAGATATTTAATAGCAGAAAAGCCATTCGTGTTATTGTAAAAGCCTTCCATATCCTTATCGGTTTCTTTTTTATCCTTCATACGGCCGGATTGATTATGAGATGGTATATTTCAGGACACGCACCGTGGAGTGATGCTTATGAATCGATGATTTATGTAGGCTGGGCAACCATGTTCTTTGGATTGGCTTTCGGAAGAAAATCTGAATTGACAGTAGCTTCAACAGCCTTTGTTGCTTCGATGATTTTGATGATTGCACACTGGAACTGGATGGATCCTGCTATCGCCAACCTGCAGCCTGTATTGAATTCCTACTGGTTAATGATTCACGTAGCCGTGATTGTGGCAAGTTACGGACCTTTTACACTGGGAATGATACTGGGCTTAGTTTCGCTATTGCTGATGATTTTTGCCAATAAAAAGAACAGCAAGAAGTTGGAATTAAATATCAAAGAAATTACCTATATCACGGAATTGTCATTAACAGTTGGTCTGGTAATGCTTACCATAGGAAACTTCCTTGGAGGGCAATGGGCTAACGAAAGTTGGGGACGTTACTGGGGTTGGGACCCTAAAGAAACATGGGCATTGATTAGTATCATGGTTTATGCATTCGTAATCCACGCCAGATTGGTTCCGGGACTAAAAGGAACATGGATTTTTAACGTGTTTAGCGTTTTTGCTTTCTATTCCATCATGATGACCTATTTTGGTGTGAACTTCTACCTGACCGGATTGCATTCCTATGCCAGCGGTGATAAGGTAGTAACACCTAATTTTGTCTTTGTGTCGATTGGAATTGTAACCTTGATTTCGATTCTGGCTTATTTCAAGCAAAAAAAATATTTGAGAAGCTAA
- a CDS encoding Rossmann-like and DUF2520 domain-containing protein: MIRATIIGSGNVAQHLIHAFKKSNGIELSQVFSRQKESLSHLVEDSKIINDHSQFLEADIYIIAVSDSAVAEVSSSLPFENRLVVHTSGSVPLSELHPKNRRGVFYPLQTFTKNKEVDFSTLPICMESEFDDDYTILENVAEAIGSKHYLISSDQRKSLHVAAVFVNNFTNHLYQIGKEICAEHQLPFEILKPLIAETANKVQHLSPLEAQTGPAKRNDLNTIQAHLALLTDNTQKEIYKILTHSIQQSNVKKL, translated from the coding sequence ATGATTAGAGCAACTATAATCGGTTCCGGAAATGTGGCACAGCATCTTATCCATGCTTTTAAAAAAAGCAACGGAATTGAGCTGTCACAAGTTTTCTCACGACAAAAGGAAAGCCTTTCGCATCTGGTTGAGGATTCAAAAATAATCAATGACCATAGTCAATTTTTAGAAGCAGATATCTATATCATTGCTGTTTCTGATAGCGCCGTTGCTGAGGTTTCTTCAAGTCTTCCGTTTGAGAACCGACTTGTCGTGCATACTTCCGGTAGTGTTCCTTTGAGTGAACTACATCCGAAAAACCGCAGGGGCGTTTTTTATCCGTTACAAACCTTTACGAAAAACAAGGAAGTCGACTTTTCTACCCTACCAATATGCATGGAAAGCGAGTTTGACGATGATTATACCATTTTAGAAAATGTTGCCGAAGCAATTGGCTCCAAGCATTACCTGATTAGCTCTGACCAAAGAAAATCGCTGCATGTTGCCGCTGTTTTTGTCAACAATTTCACCAATCATCTTTATCAGATTGGGAAAGAGATTTGTGCTGAACACCAGCTACCGTTTGAAATTCTCAAACCGCTGATTGCCGAAACCGCCAATAAAGTGCAGCATCTTTCACCATTAGAAGCCCAAACCGGACCGGCAAAAAGAAACGACCTCAATACCATTCAGGCCCATTTGGCGTTACTTACAGACAATACACAAAAAGAAATCTATAAAATACTAACACATTCCATTCAACAATCTAATGTCAAAAAGTTATAA
- a CDS encoding KdsC family phosphatase codes for MSKSYKEIMNDITTFIFDVDGVLTDSSVHITPTGEMLRVMNIRDGFAMKAAVESGYHVCIISGGSNEGVRIRLRNLGITDIHLACPDKVEAFKEYTDIYNIKPEQVLYMGDDIPDYHVMKLVGLPTCPLDSSPEIKEICTYVSHKNGGRGAVRDVIEQVMRVQGKWMQYFNGKHD; via the coding sequence ATGTCAAAAAGTTATAAAGAAATCATGAACGACATCACGACTTTTATTTTTGATGTCGATGGCGTTCTGACCGATAGTTCTGTCCATATTACCCCAACCGGCGAAATGCTCCGCGTTATGAATATTCGCGATGGTTTTGCTATGAAAGCAGCAGTAGAAAGTGGCTACCATGTCTGTATTATTTCTGGCGGAAGTAACGAAGGCGTCCGAATCCGATTGCGAAATCTTGGCATCACAGACATCCATTTGGCTTGTCCGGACAAAGTTGAGGCATTCAAGGAATATACGGATATTTATAATATCAAACCGGAACAGGTGCTTTATATGGGTGACGACATTCCTGACTACCATGTGATGAAACTGGTGGGTCTTCCTACCTGTCCGTTGGATTCGAGCCCTGAAATCAAAGAAATCTGCACTTACGTTTCTCATAAAAATGGCGGCCGTGGAGCCGTGCGTGATGTTATAGAACAGGTAATGCGCGTACAGGGAAAATGGATGCAATATTTCAACGGAAAACACGATTAA
- a CDS encoding geranylgeranylglycerol-phosphate geranylgeranyltransferase produces MSFLKLIRYQNLIMLAIMQLVFRYGFLESQSIPLALKDWQFALLVFSTLCIAAGGYLINNIFDQATDEINKPDNVVIGKQISESMGYNIYIALNVIGVGIGFYLANAIHKPNFAAIFVIIAATLYVYANGLKQTLLIGNIIIALLLSLSILIIGIFDLLPMVIPETQAGMGIIFNILIDYAVFAFIINFIREIVKDMEDVNGDYNQGMNTLPIALGLARTGKVVFGLSFIPLGLIIYYINENLYSNNLFYASAYGFLFILAPLLYFTIKMFSAKKQKDFHHLSRVLKFVIFFGILSIAVINFNIKYA; encoded by the coding sequence ATGTCTTTTTTAAAACTAATACGCTACCAAAACCTCATTATGCTTGCTATAATGCAATTGGTTTTCAGGTACGGATTTTTAGAATCACAGTCCATTCCTCTTGCCTTAAAGGACTGGCAGTTTGCGCTTCTGGTATTTTCAACCCTATGTATTGCGGCCGGCGGTTATCTTATAAATAACATCTTTGACCAGGCCACGGACGAAATCAATAAACCGGACAATGTGGTAATTGGAAAACAGATTTCAGAAAGCATGGGATATAATATTTATATTGCCCTGAATGTTATAGGCGTTGGTATTGGTTTTTATCTGGCTAATGCGATTCACAAACCTAACTTTGCCGCCATATTTGTTATTATTGCCGCTACATTATATGTATACGCCAATGGTTTAAAACAGACATTGCTGATTGGCAATATTATTATTGCGCTGTTGCTTTCATTGAGCATTCTTATTATCGGGATTTTTGACTTGCTGCCAATGGTTATACCTGAAACCCAGGCAGGTATGGGCATTATTTTCAATATCCTTATTGATTATGCCGTATTTGCCTTTATCATCAATTTTATCCGTGAAATTGTTAAGGATATGGAAGATGTCAACGGTGATTATAATCAGGGAATGAATACGCTTCCTATTGCTTTAGGCTTAGCCAGAACGGGCAAGGTAGTTTTCGGGTTGAGCTTTATTCCGTTGGGACTGATTATTTATTACATTAATGAAAATCTGTATTCCAACAACCTGTTTTATGCTTCTGCTTATGGTTTCTTATTTATATTGGCACCGCTACTCTACTTTACCATCAAGATGTTTTCTGCCAAAAAACAAAAAGATTTCCATCATCTGAGCAGGGTATTAAAGTTTGTTATTTTTTTCGGAATCCTTTCTATAGCTGTTATTAATTTCAATATCAAATATGCTTAA
- a CDS encoding Maf-like protein — translation MLNPHLKNYTILLASGSPRRQQFFKDMHLDFEVRLKEVDEIYPEHLKASEITDFLAKLKADAFQDELAPNDILVTSDTIVWHNGKALGKPKDYDDAFQILRALSDSTHKVYTSVCFRHNGKTDIINEVTKVTFAHLSDEAIAYYLDNFKPYDKAGAYGIQEWIGIIGISKIEGSYSNVVGLPVQKVYEYFTTFGKNS, via the coding sequence ATGCTTAATCCTCATTTAAAAAACTACACTATCCTGTTGGCATCAGGGTCACCAAGAAGACAGCAGTTCTTTAAGGACATGCATCTGGATTTTGAAGTACGCCTGAAAGAAGTAGACGAAATCTATCCTGAACATCTCAAAGCTTCCGAAATCACTGATTTTCTGGCTAAACTAAAAGCCGATGCTTTTCAGGATGAATTGGCTCCAAACGATATTTTGGTAACCAGCGATACAATTGTATGGCATAATGGAAAAGCTTTGGGAAAACCTAAAGATTATGATGATGCGTTCCAAATATTGAGAGCTTTGTCTGATTCCACCCATAAAGTCTATACATCCGTATGTTTCAGGCATAATGGAAAAACCGACATCATTAATGAGGTTACTAAAGTTACTTTTGCCCATTTATCAGACGAAGCCATTGCCTACTATCTTGATAATTTTAAGCCGTATGATAAGGCCGGAGCTTACGGCATTCAAGAGTGGATTGGCATCATAGGCATTAGCAAAATAGAAGGTTCCTACTCTAATGTAGTGGGGCTTCCCGTCCAAAAAGTTTATGAATATTTCACTACCTTTGGGAAAAACAGCTAG
- a CDS encoding mechanosensitive ion channel domain-containing protein yields MSFFEENTPKIVSTVVLLVCVTIIRFIITTLIKRYAKHAEINEHRAILVSKYISIVIMAITLAGVFMIWGVRTNDIYIAFTSVITIIGVAFFAQWSILSNITAGIILFFSFPFKIGDTIRIHDKDFPLEGEIDDIKAFHTYLRTKEGELVTYPNNLLLQKGVSIVNTTREEREFMD; encoded by the coding sequence ATGTCCTTTTTCGAAGAAAATACTCCAAAGATTGTAAGCACAGTCGTACTGCTGGTTTGCGTAACAATTATTCGTTTTATTATTACAACCCTGATAAAACGATACGCCAAGCATGCAGAAATTAACGAGCATCGTGCTATTCTGGTCAGCAAGTACATCAGCATTGTTATTATGGCTATAACTTTGGCCGGTGTCTTTATGATTTGGGGCGTCCGAACAAACGACATCTATATTGCCTTTACTTCTGTCATTACCATCATTGGCGTTGCTTTCTTTGCCCAATGGTCTATACTGAGTAACATAACGGCAGGGATAATATTGTTTTTTTCCTTTCCTTTCAAAATTGGTGATACTATCAGAATCCACGATAAGGATTTCCCGCTGGAAGGAGAAATTGACGATATCAAGGCTTTCCATACCTATTTGAGAACCAAGGAAGGAGAACTCGTAACCTATCCAAACAATCTGCTGCTACAAAAGGGCGTTTCTATTGTGAATACCACACGGGAGGAACGGGAATTCATGGATTAG
- a CDS encoding PIG-L family deacetylase — MIPKTAYHSLILFLLSFCTVNAQKPQKLSSGEIYEQVQKLNFLGSVLYVAAHPDDENTKLISYFSNEVKARTAYLSLTRGDGGQNLIGSELRELLGVLRTQELLAARRIDGGEQLFSRANDFGFSKEPNETFSIWDKNQVLSDVVLAIRKFQPDIIINRFDHRSPGTTHGHHTASAMLSMEAFDLAGNKNSFPEQLSSLKTWQPKRIFFNTSWWFYGSEEKFAQADKSKMATINAGVYFGIKGKSNGEIAALSRSQHKCQGFGTIGTRGDEMEYLEFLKGDLAKDKNNLFEGINTTWSRVKGGEAIGKILNDIEAHFNFKDPSVHIPKLIEAYQLVSKLEDEHWRAIKKQELENIILASAGLFFEGVSSEQSTNPDSDFTLKLEAVNQGAQDVELVAVTFLNNPENGIIQGKKLDKNKPFKTEKKLHTLASTPYTSPYWLNEKGTLGMYTVKDRAMIGRPDSEKLKLKWSLKIAGQPLDIYREIIYKISDPEKGEIYQPFEVLPEATATVIDEVTIFSDSKTKPISVRVKSGKANLKGNISLQVPQGWTVSPDKIDFDIAMKNDEKIVVFNVTPPSYENKGVIAPVITVDGQKYTQKLTTIQYDHIPKQSVLMPSEASVVRLNIKKSGQVIGYIEGAGDEIPQSLKQIGYDVRIIKPAEITETALSGFDAIVMGIRAYNVITDLQFKQRYLLDYVKNGGTMVVQYNTSGRRGFNGFNVPDFSPYELNISSDRVTDENAKVSFLNATHSVLNHPNKITEADFQGWVQERGLYFPDKWAPEFTPILGMKDLGETEKQGSLLVANYGKGYYIYTGLSFFRELPAGVPGAFKLFTNLISIGKKDKS; from the coding sequence ATGATACCAAAAACTGCTTACCACTCCCTCATTCTTTTTCTTCTTTCATTCTGTACGGTGAATGCCCAGAAACCGCAAAAATTAAGTTCTGGTGAAATCTACGAACAGGTACAAAAACTCAACTTTTTAGGGTCGGTTTTATACGTAGCCGCACATCCTGATGATGAAAACACCAAACTGATTTCCTATTTTTCTAATGAAGTAAAAGCCAGAACCGCTTATTTATCATTAACGCGGGGAGATGGCGGACAAAACCTGATTGGTTCTGAACTTCGCGAATTGCTTGGCGTTTTAAGAACACAGGAACTATTGGCAGCGAGAAGAATTGACGGCGGTGAACAGCTATTTTCACGGGCCAACGATTTTGGTTTTTCCAAAGAGCCTAACGAAACTTTTTCTATTTGGGACAAGAATCAGGTGTTGAGCGATGTAGTTTTAGCCATCCGAAAATTCCAACCTGATATTATCATTAACCGTTTTGACCACAGAAGCCCGGGAACCACACACGGACATCACACCGCTTCTGCCATGTTAAGCATGGAAGCTTTTGACCTTGCCGGAAATAAAAACAGTTTTCCGGAGCAGCTTTCTTCCTTAAAAACCTGGCAGCCAAAACGAATATTTTTTAATACCTCATGGTGGTTTTACGGCTCCGAAGAAAAGTTCGCACAGGCTGACAAAAGCAAAATGGCCACTATCAATGCCGGTGTTTATTTTGGAATTAAGGGTAAAAGCAATGGCGAAATAGCCGCGTTGAGTCGAAGCCAGCACAAATGCCAGGGTTTTGGTACTATAGGAACGCGTGGAGATGAAATGGAATATCTTGAATTTCTAAAAGGCGACTTGGCTAAAGATAAAAACAACCTGTTTGAAGGCATCAATACCACCTGGTCAAGAGTAAAAGGAGGCGAAGCTATTGGAAAAATCCTGAACGATATTGAGGCGCATTTCAATTTCAAAGACCCGTCTGTTCATATCCCGAAATTAATCGAGGCCTACCAATTAGTCAGCAAACTGGAAGACGAACATTGGAGGGCTATCAAAAAACAGGAATTGGAAAATATTATCCTGGCTTCGGCAGGATTGTTTTTTGAAGGTGTTTCTTCAGAACAAAGCACAAATCCGGACAGTGATTTTACCTTAAAGCTTGAAGCCGTAAACCAGGGCGCACAAGATGTTGAACTGGTTGCCGTAACTTTCCTTAATAATCCTGAAAATGGAATCATTCAAGGAAAAAAACTGGATAAGAACAAACCGTTCAAGACTGAAAAAAAATTACATACGCTTGCCTCTACTCCCTACACTTCTCCGTATTGGCTGAATGAAAAAGGAACATTGGGAATGTATACCGTCAAAGACAGGGCCATGATAGGACGACCGGATTCTGAAAAGCTCAAATTAAAATGGAGCCTTAAAATTGCCGGACAACCACTGGACATCTACAGAGAAATTATCTACAAAATTTCCGACCCGGAAAAAGGCGAAATCTACCAACCTTTTGAAGTATTGCCGGAAGCCACGGCTACTGTAATTGATGAGGTCACCATTTTCTCCGATTCCAAAACAAAACCGATTTCCGTAAGGGTAAAATCCGGAAAAGCGAACTTAAAAGGAAACATCAGCCTGCAGGTTCCTCAAGGCTGGACTGTTTCTCCTGACAAAATCGATTTTGACATCGCGATGAAAAACGATGAAAAGATTGTGGTATTTAACGTAACACCGCCTTCCTATGAAAATAAAGGCGTCATTGCTCCGGTAATTACTGTTGACGGACAAAAATATACGCAGAAATTAACGACCATCCAATACGACCACATCCCGAAACAATCGGTACTGATGCCATCTGAAGCTTCGGTTGTCCGATTAAATATTAAAAAAAGCGGACAGGTTATCGGCTATATCGAAGGAGCCGGAGATGAAATTCCGCAAAGCCTGAAACAGATTGGCTATGATGTAAGAATTATAAAACCTGCTGAGATTACGGAAACGGCTTTGTCCGGATTTGATGCCATTGTTATGGGAATCAGGGCGTATAATGTTATTACCGACCTTCAATTCAAACAGCGTTATCTTTTAGATTATGTTAAAAACGGAGGAACAATGGTCGTACAGTATAATACTTCCGGCAGACGTGGATTCAACGGCTTTAACGTTCCTGATTTTTCTCCTTACGAATTGAATATTTCCAGCGACAGGGTGACGGATGAAAATGCAAAAGTTTCTTTTTTAAACGCAACGCATTCGGTATTAAACCATCCTAATAAAATAACAGAAGCCGATTTCCAGGGTTGGGTTCAGGAAAGAGGATTGTATTTTCCTGACAAATGGGCTCCTGAATTTACGCCTATATTGGGTATGAAAGATTTAGGAGAAACTGAAAAACAAGGAAGCCTTTTAGTCGCAAATTACGGAAAAGGATATTATATTTACACAGGATTAAGCTTTTTCCGCGAACTTCCGGCCGGAGTTCCTGGAGCGTTTAAGCTGTTTACCAATCTTATCTCTATAGGAAAAAAGGACAAATCATAA